The following are from one region of the SAR324 cluster bacterium genome:
- a CDS encoding SDR family NAD(P)-dependent oxidoreductase, protein MYENFVEILINGGNRGLGLGFVKQLLSQAPQKIFATYRSTETAKELLDLASNNPQVLIPILADSTREEDVSNVSKMVSQETNKLDLVINCVGYLHNAEQGPEKSLRQINANQLLESAKMNALPTLLLAKYFQKLLKHEQPSVFSAISARVGSIEDNRMGG, encoded by the coding sequence ATGTACGAAAACTTCGTTGAGATTTTAATTAATGGTGGGAATCGTGGCTTGGGGCTTGGTTTTGTGAAGCAATTGTTGAGTCAGGCCCCTCAAAAAATTTTTGCAACTTATCGAAGTACCGAAACCGCCAAAGAACTGCTGGATTTAGCTTCAAATAATCCCCAAGTGTTGATTCCTATTCTTGCCGACAGTACACGTGAGGAAGATGTTAGCAATGTTTCCAAAATGGTCAGCCAAGAGACCAATAAATTAGATCTAGTCATCAATTGCGTTGGCTATCTTCACAACGCTGAACAGGGGCCTGAAAAAAGTTTGCGCCAGATTAATGCCAACCAGCTACTTGAATCAGCTAAAATGAATGCCTTACCAACATTACTGCTTGCAAAATATTTCCAGAAGCTGCTCAAGCATGAGCAACCATCTGTTTTTTCAGCAATTTCAGCAAGAGTCGGAAGCATTGAAGATAACCGCATGGGTGGTTGA
- a CDS encoding mannose-1-phosphate guanylyltransferase/mannose-6-phosphate isomerase, with the protein MIAMILAGGSGTRLWPYSRTMSPKQFLNLGSSHESLLQDTCRRLDPIVPPEKIVVIGSATHEFELRQQMEQVIPNLKEHQVLLEPQAKNTAPALLWGISTLKDVEADEPVVILAADHLIQAPDHFQEALLQAQQLAEEGFIVTFGIKPDHPETGYGYICAGEPCGPGFKVEKFLEKPSQERAEKFVASSQYTWNAGIFMASIRTWKQEFASCAPELAKLFIEAEPSTDLQNDEEVDKLFEQSPNISVDYAVMERSNRVTVLPVEMGWSDLGSWESIYQVSEKDENGNVLRGNVISHETTNSLIFSTKKLVTSIGVENLIIVETDDALLVCDLSRSQDVKHLVDTLKESDRHEYKFHTRVLRPWGSATTLLESSVYRVRLLEIEPGRYISSQRHRHRSEHWVIVRGAADVIRGQETHILTENESIHIPRTITHRLGNSGKISLQVLEIQQGEYLGFDDVERFEESYSTRVQDFDH; encoded by the coding sequence ATGATTGCCATGATACTCGCAGGGGGAAGTGGAACTCGGCTTTGGCCCTACAGTAGAACAATGAGTCCGAAGCAGTTTCTGAACTTAGGATCATCCCATGAGTCTCTTCTTCAGGATACTTGTCGAAGACTTGATCCCATTGTTCCACCTGAGAAAATTGTTGTCATCGGCTCTGCCACCCATGAATTTGAACTGCGACAGCAAATGGAGCAGGTGATCCCTAATCTGAAAGAGCATCAAGTATTGCTGGAGCCACAAGCTAAGAACACTGCTCCAGCACTGCTATGGGGTATATCAACATTGAAGGATGTGGAAGCTGATGAGCCGGTAGTGATTCTTGCAGCAGACCATCTCATTCAAGCTCCAGATCACTTCCAAGAAGCACTTCTTCAAGCTCAGCAGCTTGCAGAGGAAGGTTTCATAGTAACCTTTGGGATTAAGCCGGATCACCCTGAAACAGGCTATGGTTATATTTGTGCGGGTGAACCTTGTGGACCAGGCTTCAAAGTTGAGAAATTTCTGGAAAAGCCGAGTCAGGAGAGAGCCGAAAAGTTTGTTGCTTCCTCGCAGTATACTTGGAATGCAGGAATTTTCATGGCCTCAATCCGAACCTGGAAGCAGGAATTTGCCAGTTGCGCACCTGAATTGGCGAAATTATTCATTGAAGCAGAGCCTTCCACAGATCTGCAGAATGATGAAGAGGTGGACAAACTTTTTGAACAGTCCCCCAACATTTCGGTCGATTATGCCGTAATGGAACGTTCCAACCGTGTAACAGTCCTTCCTGTTGAAATGGGGTGGAGTGATCTTGGAAGTTGGGAGAGCATTTACCAAGTTTCTGAAAAAGATGAGAACGGGAATGTCCTCCGTGGAAATGTCATTTCCCATGAGACCACCAATTCTTTAATCTTCAGCACAAAAAAACTGGTCACGAGTATTGGAGTAGAGAACCTGATCATCGTCGAAACGGATGATGCACTCCTTGTCTGTGATTTATCCCGTTCCCAAGACGTAAAGCATCTAGTGGACACTCTGAAGGAAAGTGATCGGCATGAATATAAGTTCCACACGAGAGTATTGAGACCTTGGGGCAGCGCTACCACTTTGCTTGAGAGCAGCGTTTATCGAGTGAGGCTTCTTGAGATAGAACCAGGAAGATACATATCCAGTCAGCGCCATCGACATCGTAGTGAGCATTGGGTAATTGTGCGGGGGGCTGCTGACGTTATTCGTGGTCAGGAAACCCACATACTTACAGAAAATGAATCGATCCATATTCCTAGGACCATCACCCACCGTCTCGGTAACTCAGGCAAAATATCGCTTCAGGTACTTGAAATTCAACAGGGTGAATACCTCGGTTTTGATGATGTGGAACGATTTGAAGAGTCCTATTCAAC
- the secG gene encoding preprotein translocase subunit SecG: MFSLVLILHVFVCLLIIFFVLMQSGRGAELGAAFGGVGQSQSTRSEMSGIGKATTVVAVLFMLTSLVLALLSSEKARESVVRDIKAVPVVPGVEETVLPTTDNQIPLDGIVIPSNEEEVPSKDLEQTAAPALAPSTNPTQGVDNPQNAVPTESAPAKNN, from the coding sequence ATGTTTTCTTTGGTTTTAATTCTTCATGTTTTCGTTTGTTTGCTCATCATCTTCTTCGTGCTCATGCAGTCAGGGAGGGGTGCAGAATTAGGTGCAGCTTTTGGGGGGGTAGGGCAATCACAGTCAACTAGATCAGAAATGAGTGGAATTGGCAAAGCAACTACAGTGGTTGCTGTTCTGTTCATGCTAACTTCTCTGGTTTTGGCATTACTTTCTTCCGAAAAAGCTAGAGAATCCGTTGTCCGGGATATTAAAGCAGTCCCAGTCGTTCCAGGAGTGGAGGAGACAGTTTTACCAACCACAGACAACCAAATCCCATTGGATGGAATAGTTATCCCTTCAAATGAAGAGGAAGTTCCATCGAAAGATTTAGAACAAACGGCAGCACCGGCCCTAGCACCCTCCACGAATCCTACGCAGGGGGTGGATAATCCTCAAAATGCCGTTCCTACTGAGTCGGCCCCAGCAAAAAATAACTGA
- a CDS encoding FAD-dependent oxidoreductase, translated as MDHFEIAIIGAGISGLMAATYLAKKGKKSVLFDKGRGPGGRMSTRRFGEFRLDHGAQFFTVRNPRFQKYVQSWEKAGVAKVWCKGFSGTGDGHPRFRGTEGMNSIPKWLAGQLDVRTGHKVKAVQFFNKSWHLDFEESPSVSADQLLMTSPVPQTIALLEAGQVELASSTRKFLSLISYNPCIAMMVIPKHPLSMPENGGWQINEEPMQFVADNQLKGLPNPGQALTFHLGPEASTEHWESEPEKLSELVRGELRRRGKELEIKDIQIHHWRYSQPARIHDESCLVAEGVPNLVFAGDAFAGSKIEGAVLSGLSAAQAIGV; from the coding sequence ATGGATCATTTTGAAATTGCGATTATCGGGGCTGGTATTTCAGGTTTGATGGCGGCAACTTACCTTGCTAAAAAAGGGAAAAAATCGGTTCTTTTCGATAAAGGAAGAGGACCTGGTGGTAGAATGAGCACTAGGCGTTTTGGCGAATTCAGGCTGGATCATGGTGCACAATTTTTTACAGTTCGCAATCCTCGTTTCCAGAAGTACGTCCAGAGTTGGGAAAAAGCTGGGGTGGCAAAAGTCTGGTGCAAGGGGTTTTCTGGTACTGGAGATGGACATCCAAGATTTCGTGGCACTGAAGGAATGAACTCCATACCAAAATGGCTGGCAGGCCAACTTGATGTCAGAACAGGTCACAAAGTGAAAGCTGTCCAATTCTTCAACAAATCATGGCATTTAGATTTTGAAGAATCCCCAAGCGTTTCTGCAGATCAACTCTTGATGACTTCTCCCGTGCCCCAAACCATCGCTCTTCTTGAAGCTGGACAGGTAGAACTCGCATCTTCCACAAGGAAATTTCTTAGTTTGATTTCTTATAATCCATGCATTGCGATGATGGTTATCCCCAAACATCCTTTATCTATGCCGGAAAATGGAGGATGGCAAATCAATGAAGAGCCAATGCAATTTGTTGCAGACAATCAGCTCAAGGGGCTTCCAAATCCAGGTCAAGCTCTGACTTTTCACTTAGGTCCCGAAGCAAGTACTGAACATTGGGAAAGTGAGCCTGAGAAGCTGAGTGAGTTAGTCAGAGGAGAGTTGAGAAGAAGAGGTAAAGAGCTTGAGATCAAGGACATTCAAATACACCACTGGCGCTACAGCCAGCCGGCTAGAATTCATGATGAGTCTTGTCTAGTGGCCGAGGGTGTCCCGAATTTAGTTTTTGCAGGAGACGCTTTTGCAGGGTCAAAGATTGAAGGAGCCGTATTATCTGGCTTGTCAGCTGCTCAGGCTATTGGCGTCTGA
- the tpiA gene encoding triose-phosphate isomerase: MPKPMIAGNWKMNGSKGLLSNMVAGLSKISTSAKIVLCVPYTFLHTLEESAQNSNIGIGSQNVHHEVSGAFTGEISVEQLRECGVQYCLVGHSERRQYFQEDNELVNKKVKRLLQSAIHPILCIGETLEEREAGEEQSVTGNQLAEGLKDIALDDLRRCIVAYEPVWAIGTGKTATPDQANEMHQFIRGQLVGLTNAAVATEIPILYGGSVKGSNAPELLAKSDIDGALVGGASLQLEDFKSIILSAQN, translated from the coding sequence TTGCCAAAGCCAATGATTGCTGGCAACTGGAAAATGAATGGAAGTAAGGGATTATTGTCCAATATGGTTGCTGGTTTGTCGAAAATTAGCACTTCGGCAAAGATAGTACTTTGTGTTCCCTATACATTTCTCCACACTTTGGAAGAATCCGCCCAGAATTCAAATATTGGAATCGGTTCCCAAAACGTCCACCATGAAGTCTCGGGAGCTTTTACGGGGGAGATCTCGGTGGAGCAGTTGCGGGAATGTGGCGTACAGTATTGCCTAGTGGGACATTCTGAACGACGTCAATATTTTCAGGAAGACAACGAACTCGTCAACAAGAAGGTCAAAAGACTGCTCCAGTCAGCAATACATCCAATTCTTTGCATTGGAGAAACTTTGGAAGAGCGAGAAGCTGGGGAGGAACAATCTGTTACAGGTAATCAACTTGCTGAAGGATTAAAAGATATTGCTCTTGATGACCTCCGCAGGTGCATCGTTGCTTATGAGCCAGTTTGGGCAATCGGTACGGGTAAAACAGCCACTCCTGATCAAGCTAATGAGATGCATCAATTCATCAGGGGACAACTCGTTGGCCTTACAAACGCTGCTGTAGCCACAGAAATTCCAATACTCTATGGAGGAAGTGTCAAGGGCAGTAACGCCCCTGAGCTACTCGCAAAATCTGATATAGACGGAGCTTTAGTAGGAGGTGCTAGCCTTCAACTGGAAGACTTCAAAAGCATCATCCTCTCTGCTCAAAACTGA